The Exiguobacterium acetylicum genome includes a window with the following:
- a CDS encoding general stress protein, protein MLETRIVRNMTAVDAEVTSLKSSGYSNKQIYIFAKDEELAERIANDTQTLPYRVTKKSFFETLLSAVRSNRNDRIAQLSELGMTKDVAEGLEDEVRHGRIVIVGSKSDLLNPAFAASYVTDEATDYGAGVPKLEDEETTTTLPADQNVKLKDE, encoded by the coding sequence ATGCTTGAAACACGCATCGTACGAAACATGACCGCTGTCGACGCAGAAGTGACGAGCCTCAAATCAAGTGGTTATTCGAATAAACAGATTTACATCTTTGCAAAAGACGAAGAACTCGCAGAACGAATCGCGAACGATACACAAACATTACCGTATCGTGTGACGAAAAAGTCGTTCTTTGAGACACTTTTGTCAGCCGTCCGGAGTAACCGGAATGACCGGATTGCGCAGTTGTCTGAACTCGGTATGACGAAGGATGTTGCTGAAGGGCTAGAAGACGAAGTCCGTCACGGTCGGATCGTCATTGTTGGATCGAAGTCTGATTTACTGAACCCAGCGTTTGCAGCATCCTACGTGACAGATGAAGCAACCGATTATGGAGCTGGTGTACCTAAGCTTGAGGATGAGGAAACGACGACGACGTTACCCGCGGATCAAAATGTGAAGTTAAAAGATGAATAA
- a CDS encoding YciI family protein, translating to MHFLYVGYYNAEQMDALSKDEIDTLMARCDSLMEIFNEQVNVISDWHPGLATRAIYWRDGVVQTKEEPDRSKGEQIGSLIVFEARDFDQAMELASLHPTTQVAEGETYGWRAEVRPLSEES from the coding sequence ATGCATTTCTTGTATGTCGGCTATTATAATGCGGAACAGATGGACGCCTTATCGAAAGACGAAATCGATACGTTGATGGCTCGATGTGACTCCCTAATGGAGATCTTCAATGAACAAGTCAACGTCATTTCAGACTGGCACCCGGGTTTAGCGACACGAGCGATTTATTGGCGCGATGGGGTCGTACAGACAAAAGAAGAACCGGATCGCTCAAAGGGAGAACAGATTGGTAGTTTGATCGTCTTTGAAGCACGCGATTTTGATCAGGCGATGGAACTCGCCTCTCTTCACCCGACGACTCAAGTCGCTGAAGGGGAAACGTACGGTTGGCGCGCTGAAGTCCGACCGTTATCGGAGGAATCCTGA
- a CDS encoding putative quinol monooxygenase, whose protein sequence is MYGLLTTFTTQPGQRDQVTRLLLEAATSLETHLDCRQYIISISDEPDVLYVREIWTDASAHLASLELPLTRQLIAQARPLLQHVERVLEDRPIGGKGL, encoded by the coding sequence ATGTACGGATTGTTAACGACATTTACGACCCAACCTGGGCAACGCGATCAAGTCACCCGTTTACTCCTTGAGGCAGCAACTTCGTTAGAAACACATTTAGACTGTCGCCAGTATATCATTAGTATTTCCGATGAACCCGATGTTTTATATGTTCGTGAAATCTGGACGGATGCCAGTGCTCATCTTGCGTCCTTAGAGTTACCCCTGACACGCCAATTGATTGCGCAAGCACGACCATTGCTCCAACATGTCGAACGCGTTCTTGAGGATCGTCCCATTGGAGGAAAAGGCTTATGA